A portion of the Glycine max cultivar Williams 82 chromosome 10, Glycine_max_v4.0, whole genome shotgun sequence genome contains these proteins:
- the LOC102664035 gene encoding protein MAIN-LIKE 1-like: protein MDMWLVTEFDEIQPPKYKKGPGRPKKLKRRELDENPNKTRLRRDPTPYKCSRCQATCHNMRRCPLPPPVVPEEETEELLKNTRPDITTDTGAQAAEDEPEGFLGGSSDPSVLTQYADHVAGSVWMGEERPELKLSSHGRKVHSLGRSVLAIEGLVAGTGLSPLIACSVDIGDRGLLSSFVKRWHQETSSFHLPVGEVTITLDDVSSLLHLPVVGDLHAFQPLHVDDAVQMQVDLLMVSAEAVRAETGQCRGPYVRLQRSATNVHVVFSEALRDLSQTGRYVWGVVVLVHMYDHLNDASIRTRGQLGSYITLLQCWIYEHFPSVAESIADPDYDEDSLRACRWIATKKTVKSIRTLAYRERLDRLRISDVCWIPYGEHRPVRDFHMIS, encoded by the exons ATGGATATGTGGTTAGTTACAGAGTTTGATGAGATTCAACcaccaaaatacaaaaaaggtcCTGGTAGACcaaagaaattgaaaaggaGAGAGCTTGATGAAAACCCTAACAAGACTAGGCTAAGAAGGGACCCAACTCCATACAAATGCAGCAGATGTCAGGCAACATGTCATAATATGAGGAGGTGTCCATTGCCACCTCCTGTAGTACCTGAAGAAGAAACTGAGGAGCTACTGAAG AACACTCGGCCAGACATTACTACAGACACAGGCGCACAGGCTGCTGAGGATGAGCCTGAGGGATTTCTGGGTGGTTCGAGCGACCCATCCGTGCTGACCCAGTATGCGGATCACGTTGCAGGCAGCGTATGGATgggagag gagcgtCCTGAGTTGAAGTTATCCTCTCACGGGAGGAAGGTCCATAGTTTAGGCAGGTCTGTCCTTGCCATTGAGGGCCTAGTTGCTGGGACAGGACTAAGTCCTCTGATTGCGTGTTCGGTAGACATTGGTGATCGGGGACTTTTGTCGTCGTTTGTCAAGCGGTGGCACCAGGAGACGTCTAGTTTCCATCTCCCTGTGGGAGAGGTGACGATCACGCTGGATGACGTCTCATCTCTTCTGCATCTGCCCGTGGTTGGCGACTTGCATGCCTTTCAGCCCTTGCACGTGGATGATGCGGTACAGATGCAGGTGGACTTATTGATGGTCTCTGCAGAGGCTGTCAGGGCTGAGACAGGGCAGTGTCGTGGACCATACGTACGCCTGCAACGG agtgcaaccaatgTTCATGTTGTGTTTTCGGAGGCCCTTCGTGACCTCAGTCAGACTGGGAGGTACGTCTGGGGAGTAGTTGTGCTGGTCCATATGTATGACCACCTCAACGATGCTTCTATTAGAACCAGAGGACAGCTTGGTAGTTACATCACGCTGCTGCAG TGTTGGATATACGAGCACTTTCCCTCAGTCGCAGAATCCATTGCTGATCCGGACTACGACGAGGATTCACTGCGTGCCTGTAGGTGGATTGCTACGAAGAAGACCGTGAAGAGTATACGTACACTGGCATACAGGGAGCGCCTGGACCGACTTCGGATTTCGGATGTATGTTGGATCCCATATGGGGAGCACCGACCGGTCCGAGACTTCCATATGATTTCATGA